A window of the Phaseolus vulgaris cultivar G19833 chromosome 5, P. vulgaris v2.0, whole genome shotgun sequence genome harbors these coding sequences:
- the LOC137835867 gene encoding inorganic pyrophosphatase 2-like, translated as MAGIVVVFDFDSTIIECDSDNWVLDEFGLTQKFYELLPNTLWNPLMDKMMDELHSQGKTIEDIVQVLNRTPMHPSIVPAIQAAYSLGCELKIVSDANSFFIERILKHHGVWNCFSDITANPSYVNEEGRLRICPYHDYVKSSHGCNLCPPNMCKGLVIERIQNDGAEEKKYIYLGDGNGDFCPSLKLKEKDYLMPRRNFPLCDLVSKNPNHIKPEVHAWRNGEELYDVMLHIINKIIGEEGKNSVSSSSTPTISIDCKLGSISIDLHNNPLPKALPVPQ; from the exons ATGGCTGGGATTGTGGTGGTTTTTGACTTCGACTCAACGATCATTGAGTGTGATAGTGACAATTGGGTTCTTGATGAGTTTGGTCTCACTCAAAAGTTCTATGAGCTTCTTCCCAACACTCTTTGGAACCCTCTCATG GATAAGATGATGGATGAACTTCACTCACAAGGAAAAACAATTGAAGACATTGTACAAGTTCTGAACAGGACTCCAATGCATCCCTCCATTGTCCCAGCCATACAAGCAGCATATTCCCTtgg GTGTGAGCTGAAGATTGTGAGCGATGCAAACAgtttctttattgaaagaattTTGAAGCATCATGGGGTTTGGAATTGTTTCTCTGACATCACTGCAAATCCCAGCTATGTTAATGAAGAAGGGAGACTCAGAATTTGCCCCTACCATGACTATGTCAAATCTTCTCATGGTTGTAATCTCTGTCCACCAAACATGTGCAAG GGATTGGTGATAGAAAGGATCCAAAATGATGGTGCAGAAGAGAAGAAGTACATTTATCTTGGAGATGGAAATGGAGACTTCTGCCCTAGTTTGAAGCTGAAAGAAAAGGACTATTTGATGCCTAGAAGGAATTTTCCATTGTGTGATTTAGTGTCAAAAAACCCTAATCACATAAAACCAGAGGTGCATGCATGGAGAAATGGGGAAGAACTTTATGATGTTATGCTCCATATTATCAACAAAATAATTGGTGAAGAAGGAAAGAACAGTGTTAGTAGTTCTTCTACTCCAACAATATCAATTGATTGCAAGTTGGGGTCAATTTCAATTGATCTTCATAATAACCCTTTGCCTAAAGCACTTCCAGTTCCTCAATAA
- the LOC137835866 gene encoding inorganic pyrophosphatase 2-like, translating into MAGIVVVFDFDKTIVDCDSDNWVVDELGFNVLFNRLLPTMPWNTLMDRMMMELHSHGKTIDDIVQVLQRIPIHPRIIPAIKAVHSLGCDLRIVSDANTFFIETILKHLKIRECFSDINTNPSYINEDGRLQILPYHDFNNFSHGCTLCPPMCKGGIIEKIQESLGEKKRLIYLGDGSGDYCPSLRLKEQDFMMPRKNFPVWELICKDPLLVKAQIHEWTNGEELERISLQLINKICSGESDEFISSNCKLHIMCVFGSH; encoded by the exons ATGGCTGGAATTGTAGTGGTTTTTGACTTTGACAAGACCATTGTCGACTGTGACAGTGATAACTGGGTTGTTGATGAGTTGGGTTTCAATGTTCTGTTCAATCGTCTTCTTCCTACCATGCCTTGGAACACTCTCATG GATAGGATGATGATGGAGCTTCATTCCCATGGAAAAACCATTGATGACATTGTGCAAGTTCTTCAGAGGATTCCTATACACCCCAGAATAATCCCTGCCATTAAAGCAGTTCATTCTTTAGG GTGTGATTTGAGGATTGTAAGTGATGCAAACACCTTCTTCATCGAGACAATTTTAAAACACTTAAAAATAAGAGAATGCTTCTCAGATATCAACACTAATCCAAGTTATATTAATGAAGATGGAAGGCTACAAATTTTGCCTTACCATGACTTCAACAACTTTTCCCATGGATGCACTTTGTGCCCTCCCATGTGCAAG GGTGGAATCATAGAGAAAATCCAAGAGTCATTAGGAGAAAAGAAGAGATTGATCTATCTTGGGGATGGTAGTGGAGACTATTGCCCAAGCTTGAGGCTGAAAGAACAAGACTTTATGATGCCCAGAAAGAATTTTCCTGTGTGGGAATTGATATGCAAAGACCCTTTACTTGTTAAAGCTCAAATTCATGAATGGACCAATGGAGAAGAGCTTGAAAGAATTTCATTGCAGCTAATCAACAAAATTTGTTCTGGAGAAAGTGATGAGTTCATTTCATCCAATTGCAAGCTGCATATTATGTGCGTGTTTGGTTCGCATTAA
- the LOC137835868 gene encoding serine/threonine protein phosphatase 2A 55 kDa regulatory subunit B beta isoform-like isoform X1: protein MNAGDEVVAAPAGPPHPLDWKFSQVFGERTAGEEVQEVDIISAIEFDKSGDHLATGDRGGRVVLFERTDTKDHGASRRDLERMDYSISRHPEFRYKTEFQSHEPEFDYLKSLEIEEKINKIRWCLTANGALFLLSTNDKTIKFWKVQEKRVKKISEMNIDLSKSMGNGCIASSSNSSSSRPYLANGGSPERSYNYISNDFSFPPGGVPSLRLPMVVSSHESSLVARCRRVYAHAHDYHINSISNNSDGETFISADDLRINLWNLEISSQSFNIVDVKPANMEDLTEVITSAEFHPTHCNMLAYSSSKGSIRLVDLRQSALCDSHSKLFEEQEAPGSRSFFTEIIASISDIKFGKDGRYILSRDYMTLKLWDINMDSGPVATFQVHEYLRPKLCDLYENDSIFDKFECCLSGDGLRVATGSYSNLFRVFGCAPGSAEATTLEASKNPMRRQVPTPSRPSRSLGNSLTRVVRRGAEAPGVDANGNSFDFTTKLLHLAWHPTENSIACAAANSLYMYYA from the exons ATGAACGCTGGCGATGAGGTCGTGGCAGCTCCGGCGGGTCCACCGCACCCTCTGGACTGGAAATTCTCGCAGGTCTTCGGGGAACGCACGGCAGGGGAAGAGGTTCAGGAAG TGGACATAATTTCTGCAATTGAATTTGACAAGTCTGGTGATCACCTTGCTACTGGTGATCGGGGTGGTCGAGTGGTTCTCTTTGAGAGAACAGATACGAAAGAT CATGGTGCCTCAAGAAGGGATTTGGAGAGGATGGACTATTCTATTAGTAGGCATCCCGAGTTTCGTTACAAAACAGAGTTTCAGAGTCACGAACCTGAG TTTGACTATCTTAAGAGCTTGGAGATTGAAGAAAAGATCAACAAAATCAGATGGTGCCTAACAGCTAATGGTGCCCTCTTCCTTCTCTCCACAAATGATAAAACGATCAAATTTTGGAAG GTTCAAGAAAAGAGGGTCAAAAAAATTTCGGAGATGAATATTGACCTTTCAAAATCTATGGGGAATGGATGTATTGCTAGTTCAAGCAATTCAAGTAGCTCTAGGCCATATCTTGCAAATGGAGGATCTCCGGAAAGATCATACAATTATATAAGCAACGACTTTTCATTTCCACCAGGAGGCGTGCCTTCACTGAGATTACCCATGGTA GTAAGTAGCCATGAAAGCAGCCTAGTTGCTCGATGTCGTAGAGTGTATGCACACGCTCATGATTATCATATCAACTCTATTTCAAATAACAG TGATGGCGAAACTTTCATATCTGCCGATGATTTgcgaataaacctttggaaccTGGAAATTAGCTCTCAAAGTTTTAATATTGTTGATGTAAAGCCTGCAAATATGGAGGATCTGACAG AGGTTATAACATCAGCAGAATTTCACCCTACACATTGTAATATGTTGGCCTATAGCAGTTCAAAGGGTTCAATCCGACTTGTTGACTTGAGACAATCAGCATTATGCGATTCTCATTCCAAACT ATTTGAGGAACAGGAGGCCCCAGGGTCCAGATCATTTTTCACCGAGATTATTGCTTCTATATCAGACATAAAATTTGGGAAGGATGGAAGATACATACTTAGTCGTGATTACATGACTTTAAAG TTATGGGACATTAATATGGATTCAGGCCCCGTTGCAACTTTCCAAGTTCACGAGTATTTAAGACCCAAG CTTTGTGATTTATATGAAAATGATTCAATTTTTGACAAGTTCGAGTGTTGTCTGAGTGGTGATGGATTGCGTGTAGCAACTGGTTCTTACAG CAATCTCTTCCGTGTGTTTGGTTGTGCCCCTGGAAGTGCTGAGGCGACAACTCTAGAAGCCAGTAAAAACCCAATGAG ACGACAAGTTCCAACCCCTTCAAGGCCTTCTAGATCACTGGGAAATAGTTTAACACGTGTAGTAAGACGGG GAGCAGAAGCCCCTGGGGTGGATGCTAATGGGAATTCGTTTGACTTCACAACAAAGTTGCTGCACTTAGCATGGCATCCGACTGAGAATTCAATTGCTTGTGCTGCTGCAAATAGCTTGTACATGTACTATGCGTAA
- the LOC137835868 gene encoding serine/threonine protein phosphatase 2A 55 kDa regulatory subunit B beta isoform-like isoform X3 has protein sequence MNAGDEVVAAPAGPPHPLDWKFSQVFGERTAGEEVQEVDIISAIEFDKSGDHLATGDRGGRVVLFERTDTKDHGASRRDLERMDYSISRHPEFRYKTEFQSHEPEFDYLKSLEIEEKINKIRWCLTANGALFLLSTNDKTIKFWKVQEKRVKKISEMNIDLSKSMGNGCIASSSNSSSSRPYLANGGSPERSYNYISNDFSFPPGGVPSLRLPMVVSSHESSLVARCRRVYAHAHDYHINSISNNSDGETFISADDLRINLWNLEISSQSFNIVDVKPANMEDLTEVITSAEFHPTHCNMLAYSSSKGSIRLVDLRQSALCDSHSKLFEEQEAPGSRSFFTEIIASISDIKFGKDGRYILSRDYMTLKLWDINMDSGPVATFQVHEYLRPKLCDLYENDSIFDKFECCLSGDGLRVATGSYSNLFRVFGCAPGSAEATTLEASKNPMRRQVPTPSRPSRSLGNSLTRVVRREAPGVDANGNSFDFTTKLLHLAWHPTENSIACAAANSLYMYYA, from the exons ATGAACGCTGGCGATGAGGTCGTGGCAGCTCCGGCGGGTCCACCGCACCCTCTGGACTGGAAATTCTCGCAGGTCTTCGGGGAACGCACGGCAGGGGAAGAGGTTCAGGAAG TGGACATAATTTCTGCAATTGAATTTGACAAGTCTGGTGATCACCTTGCTACTGGTGATCGGGGTGGTCGAGTGGTTCTCTTTGAGAGAACAGATACGAAAGAT CATGGTGCCTCAAGAAGGGATTTGGAGAGGATGGACTATTCTATTAGTAGGCATCCCGAGTTTCGTTACAAAACAGAGTTTCAGAGTCACGAACCTGAG TTTGACTATCTTAAGAGCTTGGAGATTGAAGAAAAGATCAACAAAATCAGATGGTGCCTAACAGCTAATGGTGCCCTCTTCCTTCTCTCCACAAATGATAAAACGATCAAATTTTGGAAG GTTCAAGAAAAGAGGGTCAAAAAAATTTCGGAGATGAATATTGACCTTTCAAAATCTATGGGGAATGGATGTATTGCTAGTTCAAGCAATTCAAGTAGCTCTAGGCCATATCTTGCAAATGGAGGATCTCCGGAAAGATCATACAATTATATAAGCAACGACTTTTCATTTCCACCAGGAGGCGTGCCTTCACTGAGATTACCCATGGTA GTAAGTAGCCATGAAAGCAGCCTAGTTGCTCGATGTCGTAGAGTGTATGCACACGCTCATGATTATCATATCAACTCTATTTCAAATAACAG TGATGGCGAAACTTTCATATCTGCCGATGATTTgcgaataaacctttggaaccTGGAAATTAGCTCTCAAAGTTTTAATATTGTTGATGTAAAGCCTGCAAATATGGAGGATCTGACAG AGGTTATAACATCAGCAGAATTTCACCCTACACATTGTAATATGTTGGCCTATAGCAGTTCAAAGGGTTCAATCCGACTTGTTGACTTGAGACAATCAGCATTATGCGATTCTCATTCCAAACT ATTTGAGGAACAGGAGGCCCCAGGGTCCAGATCATTTTTCACCGAGATTATTGCTTCTATATCAGACATAAAATTTGGGAAGGATGGAAGATACATACTTAGTCGTGATTACATGACTTTAAAG TTATGGGACATTAATATGGATTCAGGCCCCGTTGCAACTTTCCAAGTTCACGAGTATTTAAGACCCAAG CTTTGTGATTTATATGAAAATGATTCAATTTTTGACAAGTTCGAGTGTTGTCTGAGTGGTGATGGATTGCGTGTAGCAACTGGTTCTTACAG CAATCTCTTCCGTGTGTTTGGTTGTGCCCCTGGAAGTGCTGAGGCGACAACTCTAGAAGCCAGTAAAAACCCAATGAG ACGACAAGTTCCAACCCCTTCAAGGCCTTCTAGATCACTGGGAAATAGTTTAACACGTGTAGTAAGACGGG AAGCCCCTGGGGTGGATGCTAATGGGAATTCGTTTGACTTCACAACAAAGTTGCTGCACTTAGCATGGCATCCGACTGAGAATTCAATTGCTTGTGCTGCTGCAAATAGCTTGTACATGTACTATGCGTAA
- the LOC137835868 gene encoding serine/threonine protein phosphatase 2A 55 kDa regulatory subunit B beta isoform-like isoform X2, producing the protein MNAGDEVVAAPAGPPHPLDWKFSQVFGERTAGEEVQEVDIISAIEFDKSGDHLATGDRGGRVVLFERTDTKDHGASRRDLERMDYSISRHPEFRYKTEFQSHEPEFDYLKSLEIEEKINKIRWCLTANGALFLLSTNDKTIKFWKVQEKRVKKISEMNIDLSKSMGNGCIASSSNSSSSRPYLANGGSPERSYNYISNDFSFPPGGVPSLRLPMVSSHESSLVARCRRVYAHAHDYHINSISNNSDGETFISADDLRINLWNLEISSQSFNIVDVKPANMEDLTEVITSAEFHPTHCNMLAYSSSKGSIRLVDLRQSALCDSHSKLFEEQEAPGSRSFFTEIIASISDIKFGKDGRYILSRDYMTLKLWDINMDSGPVATFQVHEYLRPKLCDLYENDSIFDKFECCLSGDGLRVATGSYSNLFRVFGCAPGSAEATTLEASKNPMRRQVPTPSRPSRSLGNSLTRVVRRGAEAPGVDANGNSFDFTTKLLHLAWHPTENSIACAAANSLYMYYA; encoded by the exons ATGAACGCTGGCGATGAGGTCGTGGCAGCTCCGGCGGGTCCACCGCACCCTCTGGACTGGAAATTCTCGCAGGTCTTCGGGGAACGCACGGCAGGGGAAGAGGTTCAGGAAG TGGACATAATTTCTGCAATTGAATTTGACAAGTCTGGTGATCACCTTGCTACTGGTGATCGGGGTGGTCGAGTGGTTCTCTTTGAGAGAACAGATACGAAAGAT CATGGTGCCTCAAGAAGGGATTTGGAGAGGATGGACTATTCTATTAGTAGGCATCCCGAGTTTCGTTACAAAACAGAGTTTCAGAGTCACGAACCTGAG TTTGACTATCTTAAGAGCTTGGAGATTGAAGAAAAGATCAACAAAATCAGATGGTGCCTAACAGCTAATGGTGCCCTCTTCCTTCTCTCCACAAATGATAAAACGATCAAATTTTGGAAG GTTCAAGAAAAGAGGGTCAAAAAAATTTCGGAGATGAATATTGACCTTTCAAAATCTATGGGGAATGGATGTATTGCTAGTTCAAGCAATTCAAGTAGCTCTAGGCCATATCTTGCAAATGGAGGATCTCCGGAAAGATCATACAATTATATAAGCAACGACTTTTCATTTCCACCAGGAGGCGTGCCTTCACTGAGATTACCCATG GTAAGTAGCCATGAAAGCAGCCTAGTTGCTCGATGTCGTAGAGTGTATGCACACGCTCATGATTATCATATCAACTCTATTTCAAATAACAG TGATGGCGAAACTTTCATATCTGCCGATGATTTgcgaataaacctttggaaccTGGAAATTAGCTCTCAAAGTTTTAATATTGTTGATGTAAAGCCTGCAAATATGGAGGATCTGACAG AGGTTATAACATCAGCAGAATTTCACCCTACACATTGTAATATGTTGGCCTATAGCAGTTCAAAGGGTTCAATCCGACTTGTTGACTTGAGACAATCAGCATTATGCGATTCTCATTCCAAACT ATTTGAGGAACAGGAGGCCCCAGGGTCCAGATCATTTTTCACCGAGATTATTGCTTCTATATCAGACATAAAATTTGGGAAGGATGGAAGATACATACTTAGTCGTGATTACATGACTTTAAAG TTATGGGACATTAATATGGATTCAGGCCCCGTTGCAACTTTCCAAGTTCACGAGTATTTAAGACCCAAG CTTTGTGATTTATATGAAAATGATTCAATTTTTGACAAGTTCGAGTGTTGTCTGAGTGGTGATGGATTGCGTGTAGCAACTGGTTCTTACAG CAATCTCTTCCGTGTGTTTGGTTGTGCCCCTGGAAGTGCTGAGGCGACAACTCTAGAAGCCAGTAAAAACCCAATGAG ACGACAAGTTCCAACCCCTTCAAGGCCTTCTAGATCACTGGGAAATAGTTTAACACGTGTAGTAAGACGGG GAGCAGAAGCCCCTGGGGTGGATGCTAATGGGAATTCGTTTGACTTCACAACAAAGTTGCTGCACTTAGCATGGCATCCGACTGAGAATTCAATTGCTTGTGCTGCTGCAAATAGCTTGTACATGTACTATGCGTAA
- the LOC137835868 gene encoding serine/threonine protein phosphatase 2A 55 kDa regulatory subunit B beta isoform-like isoform X4 codes for MNAGDEVVAAPAGPPHPLDWKFSQVFGERTAGEEVQEVDIISAIEFDKSGDHLATGDRGGRVVLFERTDTKDHGASRRDLERMDYSISRHPEFRYKTEFQSHEPEFDYLKSLEIEEKINKIRWCLTANGALFLLSTNDKTIKFWKVQEKRVKKISEMNIDLSKSMGNGCIASSSNSSSSRPYLANGGSPERSYNYISNDFSFPPGGVPSLRLPMVSSHESSLVARCRRVYAHAHDYHINSISNNSDGETFISADDLRINLWNLEISSQSFNIVDVKPANMEDLTEVITSAEFHPTHCNMLAYSSSKGSIRLVDLRQSALCDSHSKLFEEQEAPGSRSFFTEIIASISDIKFGKDGRYILSRDYMTLKLWDINMDSGPVATFQVHEYLRPKLCDLYENDSIFDKFECCLSGDGLRVATGSYSNLFRVFGCAPGSAEATTLEASKNPMRRQVPTPSRPSRSLGNSLTRVVRREAPGVDANGNSFDFTTKLLHLAWHPTENSIACAAANSLYMYYA; via the exons ATGAACGCTGGCGATGAGGTCGTGGCAGCTCCGGCGGGTCCACCGCACCCTCTGGACTGGAAATTCTCGCAGGTCTTCGGGGAACGCACGGCAGGGGAAGAGGTTCAGGAAG TGGACATAATTTCTGCAATTGAATTTGACAAGTCTGGTGATCACCTTGCTACTGGTGATCGGGGTGGTCGAGTGGTTCTCTTTGAGAGAACAGATACGAAAGAT CATGGTGCCTCAAGAAGGGATTTGGAGAGGATGGACTATTCTATTAGTAGGCATCCCGAGTTTCGTTACAAAACAGAGTTTCAGAGTCACGAACCTGAG TTTGACTATCTTAAGAGCTTGGAGATTGAAGAAAAGATCAACAAAATCAGATGGTGCCTAACAGCTAATGGTGCCCTCTTCCTTCTCTCCACAAATGATAAAACGATCAAATTTTGGAAG GTTCAAGAAAAGAGGGTCAAAAAAATTTCGGAGATGAATATTGACCTTTCAAAATCTATGGGGAATGGATGTATTGCTAGTTCAAGCAATTCAAGTAGCTCTAGGCCATATCTTGCAAATGGAGGATCTCCGGAAAGATCATACAATTATATAAGCAACGACTTTTCATTTCCACCAGGAGGCGTGCCTTCACTGAGATTACCCATG GTAAGTAGCCATGAAAGCAGCCTAGTTGCTCGATGTCGTAGAGTGTATGCACACGCTCATGATTATCATATCAACTCTATTTCAAATAACAG TGATGGCGAAACTTTCATATCTGCCGATGATTTgcgaataaacctttggaaccTGGAAATTAGCTCTCAAAGTTTTAATATTGTTGATGTAAAGCCTGCAAATATGGAGGATCTGACAG AGGTTATAACATCAGCAGAATTTCACCCTACACATTGTAATATGTTGGCCTATAGCAGTTCAAAGGGTTCAATCCGACTTGTTGACTTGAGACAATCAGCATTATGCGATTCTCATTCCAAACT ATTTGAGGAACAGGAGGCCCCAGGGTCCAGATCATTTTTCACCGAGATTATTGCTTCTATATCAGACATAAAATTTGGGAAGGATGGAAGATACATACTTAGTCGTGATTACATGACTTTAAAG TTATGGGACATTAATATGGATTCAGGCCCCGTTGCAACTTTCCAAGTTCACGAGTATTTAAGACCCAAG CTTTGTGATTTATATGAAAATGATTCAATTTTTGACAAGTTCGAGTGTTGTCTGAGTGGTGATGGATTGCGTGTAGCAACTGGTTCTTACAG CAATCTCTTCCGTGTGTTTGGTTGTGCCCCTGGAAGTGCTGAGGCGACAACTCTAGAAGCCAGTAAAAACCCAATGAG ACGACAAGTTCCAACCCCTTCAAGGCCTTCTAGATCACTGGGAAATAGTTTAACACGTGTAGTAAGACGGG AAGCCCCTGGGGTGGATGCTAATGGGAATTCGTTTGACTTCACAACAAAGTTGCTGCACTTAGCATGGCATCCGACTGAGAATTCAATTGCTTGTGCTGCTGCAAATAGCTTGTACATGTACTATGCGTAA
- the LOC137835870 gene encoding uncharacterized protein gives MASKIPQLQSKVNQASQIVAKNGASYYKLLLEQNKHYIQDPPTIEKCQSLANQLFYTRLASIPLRYNSFWKELDHAKNMVKNWQDLNRENVGFAALFGLECFAWFWGGEIVGRGFTFTGYHV, from the exons ATGGCATCAAAGATTCCCCAGTTACAATCAAAGGTGAACCAGGCCTCACAAATAGTGGCAAAAAATGGAGCTTCATACTACAAGTTATTGTTGGAGCAGAACAAACACTACATCCAGGATCCACCCACCATTGAAAAATGCCAATCATTGgccaaccagttgttttatacTCGCCTTGCCAG CATTCCTCTTCGTTACAATTCATTCTGGAAGGAATTGGATCATGCAAAGAACATGGTGAAGAACTGGCAGGACCTAAACAGGGAGAATGTTGGTTTTGCTGCTTTGTTTGGACTAGAATGTTTTGCATGGTTTTGGGGAGGTGAGATTGTGGGCAGAGGATTTACATTCACGGGCTACCATGTTTAA
- the LOC137835872 gene encoding dof zinc finger protein DOF1.7-like, whose translation MQDPALFQPLKPHFPEQEQLKCPRCDSINTKFCYYNNYNLSQPRHFCKNCRRYWTKGGALRNIPVGGGSRKNAKRSSSSTANTKRASPSPALEPGPTRICPDPVAGGGSLGSLLASGGHLGNLLEGLKSSGASLKAVQMEEFGENVRSGQMADPGSGRNPVVEIERNGNAESFLSMQNGDSSCWNGTNGWSNLAIFTPGSSYENL comes from the coding sequence ATGCAGGATCCAGCGTTGTTCCAACCCTTGAAACCCCACTTTCCCGAACAAGAGCAGCTCAAGTGCCCGCGCTGCGATTCCATCAACACCAAGTTCTGTTACTACAACAACTACAACCTCTCGCAGCCTCGCCATTTCTGCAAAAATTGCAGAAGGTATTGGACCAAAGGAGGCGCATTGAGAAACATCCCCGTTGGGGGTGGAAGCAGAAAGAACGCTAAACGGTCTTCCTCATCCACCGCCAACACCAAACGCGCCTCCCCGTCACCTGCTCTAGAACCCGGCCCGACCCGTATTTGCCCTGACCCGGTTGCTGGGGGTGGGAGTTTGGGTTCTCTTCTGGCATCAGGTGGTCATTTGGGGAACCTCTTGGAGGGTCTGAAATCAAGTGGGGCGAGTCTAAAAGCTGTGCAGATGGAGGAATTTGGGGAGAATGTTAGATCGGGTCAAATGGCGGATCCGGGTTCTGGTCGGAACCCTGTGGTGGAGATTGAAAGAAATGGGAATGCAGAGAGTTTTCTGAGTATGCAAAACGGTGATTCAAGCTGTTGGAATGGTACTAATGGGTGGTCTAACCTTGCAATTTTCACTCCTGGGTCTAGCTATGAAAATTTATGA